GCGCACGGTCGGGTTCGTATTTGCCGCGTGCTTTTTGTAAGGCGATAGCAAATTGATAGAACCAAATCAGGTCTTGATGGTGGGCAAACATCATTTCGCCTGCTTCGTCCAAGCCGGTTTCGGTATTGAAATGCGGCTCGATGGTTTGAATGCGCAGGTTTTCGGCAATGTTGACCGCTTCGATTTTGCAGGTCGGCTCGCCGACGTTGAATTCGCCGTCCACATCGAAATAAATGCTGACGGCAGGACGGTACGCGCCTACATCAAGGCTGAACGCGGCAATCCAGTTTTCGGGCAACATGGTGATTTTGCCGCCGGGGAAATAAACCGTGCTCAAGCGTTCCATGATGTTTTTTTCCATTTTGTCGCCTTGTTTAATGGCAAGCGACGGCGCGGCGATGTGGATGCCGACGCGTTTCATGCCATTGCCCAAGTCGGTCAGGCTTAAAGCGTCGTCCACTTCGGTGGTTGATTCGTCGTCAATGGAAAAGGCGGTAACATCAGCCTTGGGCAAGTCGGGCATTTCAGGAAGCGGAAGGTCGGGGAAGCCTGTTCCTTTTGGGAAGTATTTGATTTCAAACCCGTCTTGCAGGTATTGGGGAATCGACGTAATGCCGCCCGTTTTTTTCGCCAGTTCGTAGGCGGAGATTTTCAGCTCGTCGGCAGCTTTGGTAAAGGCTTTGTAGGTCAGCGACTGCTTGTCGGGTGCGTGTAAGATGGTTTTCAAATCCGCCGCGATTTCAGACGGCATCTCGCCGCGTTTCAAGGCTTCTGCCCAAGCGTCGATTTGCGCGTCTTGCTGTTTTTTGCGTTCGATGGCGGCAAGCGCTTGTTTTAAAGTTTCTTCGGGCGCGGCTTTGAACACGCCTTTGGCTTTTTTGTAGAAATACATCGGCGCGGCGTACAGCGCAATCAAAGTCGCCGCCAGCTCGGTTTTGGTCGGCGCATGGCCGTAATATTCTTCGGCGATGGCTTCGGCGGTAAATTCCTCTTCGCCGCATACTTCCCACAATAAATCGGTGTCGATGTCCGCCGCCTGCGCCTGCGCGTTCTCCAAAAATGCCGCCATATCGCCGTCAAACTCGGCAAAGACATTGTTTGCCTTCACTTTGGTGCGCTTGCCGTGTTGGGTATCGACTTGGTAGGTGGCGTCGTTTTTTTGGACGATGGAGGCAACTTTGAATTGGCCGGACTCTTCGTAAAAGATATTCATTTTTTTAGGATTTTATAATTTGTAGGAAACGCGTGATTTTAGCAGATTTGCACAAGAAAGGCCGTCTGAAAAACATACTTTCAGACGGCCTGTTCAAACGGCGGATGATTAATACTGATATGCCGCCAGTTTGCGTTTGATTTCAGGCAGGGCGGCGCGTGCGGCCTGTTCGCCCAATTGGATGGCGCGTTGTTTTTGGTCGAAACCGCCAACCGAACCCAGCTCCAAAACCTGCGGTTTGATGACCACATTGGCTTGTCCCAATTCTTGGCGCAACGCAGTTTGGCTCATTACGTTGAAGGTTTGGTCAAGATAGGAGAACATGCCTTGGCTGACGTTTTTGGCCGGACGGGCGGAAATATCGACGGCAATGATGAAGTTTGCGCCCAATTTTTTCGCCGCGCTGACCGGTACGGGTTGCGACAGGCCGCCGTCTACATATTTGCGGCTGCCGATAACGACAGGTTGAAACACGTTCGGAATCGAAGCAGAAGCGCGGACTGCTTGTCCGGCATTGCCTACGTTGAACACCACCGGTTTGCCACTTTCAAAATCGGTCGCAACAGCGGCAAATTTGATGGGGAACTGCTGCATCGGGCGGTTGCCAACTTTGCGGTTGATGTAGTTTTGCAGTTTTTCGCCTTTGATGAAGCCGCTGGTGGACAAGGTCAAATCCACTAAATCGGTTTTACCCAAAATTTCCGCTTCCAATTCGAGGCGGTCGGGCGACATTCCCGAAGCGTACATACTGCCGACAATCGAGCCGGCGGATGTACCGGTAACGATTTTGATCGGGATATTGTTTTCTTTCAAAACCTTAATAATGCCGATATGGGCAAAACCTTTGGATGCGCCGCCGCCCAAAGCCAGCGCAACCGTGGCTTTCGGTTTGGGTGCAGTATGAGAAACCGTATTTTGACCCTGCGTAGAAGGTTTGGATTGCGGCGCGTTGCCGCTCGGACAGGCAGCCAATACCAAGACGGACGAAGCGGCTAAAAACGTTTTGAATGTGGAAAAAAGTTTATTCATGTTCAGACAGCCTTTAATATGTCGAAGGGGTTATTTTACTCTGAAATTAAGTCGAAAGGCCGTCTGAAATTAGGATTCAGACGGCCTTTTAAATCTAGCTTAAGCCAATTCGAGCTGTTTTTCCAAACTTTCGACCAGTTGGTCGTCCAAATTCAAAGCTTGGGACAAACGGCTCAGGAACACGATTTCCTTGCGCGACAAGTCCGCGCAGACCAATCGGGCCGCCAGATAAGTTTCGGCTGCTAAAGCCTCGTCGCTGCCGACAGAAGCGGCAATTTGCTCGATGGAGGCCGGTTGCGCATATTCCGCCTGCAACCATGCCGCCGTTTCCGCATCGCTGCCGCTTTCACGCTCAATGGCCGCGCGTTCCGCATCGTCAATCAGGCCGTCTGAAGCCGCCGCCGCAATCATTGTTTGCAAAATTACACGGCTGTGGTTTTCACCAATCAGGCCGGCAGGTTGGAACGCACTTTGCGGCAATTCGTCCTGTTGGCGGTTTTGTTTCCAGTTTTGATAGCCTTTATAAGCCAGAAAACCCAAAGCGGCGACTGAGCCGGCCTTGACCAGCTTCTTCGCGTTTTTCTTTTTCAACAGCATCGATGCCAAAGCACCCGTCAACGCGCCGCCGCCGAAAGAATTAAGCGGGCTGTCCGCCACCGCTTTGCCGCCTTTTTGAGCCGCACCCAAAACCTGATTGAGTAACTGACTGAAATCCATAAAAAATCTCCTGAAAACAAATACATTGCAAATATAGGGCAGAAACACCAAAAAACCAAGCCAAAGAAAGTTAAAAGGTGCAAACAAGTTTTCAGACGGCCATAGCCGACTTTCGGTACAATCACACCATTCCAAACAATAAATCCCATCATGACCGATACCGCCCAAATCATTACCAGCTATGGCCGCCGTTATATCGTCCGCACCCCGACGGCCAAACATATGACGCCACCACCCGCAAAAAACGCGTCGATTTCGCCTGCGGCGACCAAGTCCGCATCAGCCCCATCAACGGTGAACAAGTCGTGATCGAAGACTACCTCCCGCGCGAAAGCCTGCTCTACCGCCAAGACGCGTGGAAAACCAAACTGATTGCCGCCAATGTTACCCAACTGCTTATCGTAACCGCCGCCAGCCCCTCACCCAGTGAAGCCCTGTTGCAACGCGCCCTCCTCGCAGCCGAAGCGGCCGGCATTAACGCCGTCATCGTCCTCAACAAAGCCGACCTCCCCGAAACCGCCCAATGGCGCGAGAAACTCAAATTCTACGAAACCCTTGGCTACCCGTGGTCGAAACCAACGCATTGGAAAACGCCGACATCCTGCGTCCCATTTTAGAAGGGCAAACCAACATCCTGCTCGGACAAAGCGGCATGGGCAAGTCCACCCTGACCAACGCCCTACTCGGCAACCAAGCCGCCCGAACCGGTGACATTTCCACCGCGCTCGACTCCGGCAAACACACCACCACCCACGCCCAACTGTACGATTTAAACGCAGAAACCCGACTCATCGATTCCCCCGGCCTGCAAGAATTCGGCCTGCACCATCTCCAAGCCGCCGATTTATTGCAATACTTCCCGACCTGCGCCACCTTATCGGCCAATGCCGTTTCCACAACTGCACCCACCGCGCCGAACCCGGCTGCGCCGTCAAAGCCGCTGTCGAATCAGGCGAAGCCAAACCCGAGCGCATCGAATTTCTGCAACGTGTTACCGATGAATTGTTGAGATAAAGTTTGAGTGGAAATAAGCGTTTGGATAAATAAAAAGGCCATCTGAAAGTTTCAGACGGCCTTTTTTTAAAGAATAACCAAATTTACCTTTCAACCGGCACTGCTACCTTAGCGGGAAAGTGACGGTGCTTTTCGTGGCGGATTGATCATGAGAAGAACGGCTTCTTCAATTTGTTTGTCCTCCCGATCATGGAGCTCTACCGGAAACTTCAGACGCAATACTGTCACAATAGCGCCAACCGATAAGCCTGCGGCATGAAGCAACTCAATTTCTTTAAGTACTGGAGCGGAAAGGTTTAACATGGTTTCTCCTTATGGTTTGGCTAAGCCTTAGCCCACTTTATCCCGGGTTGCGCGCCTGCGTCAACGTCGAGGAGCTTCAGTTTGCCCTCTGCCGTGGCGGCGGAGAGGATCATGCCTTCGGATACGCCGAATTTTGCCATTTTGCGCGGGGCGAAGTTGGCGACGGCAATGACCATGCGGCCGTTCAATTCGGCAGGGTTGGGATAAGATGCGGCGATGCCGGAGAAGATGATGCGTTTTTCAAAACCGAAATCGAGGTCGAATTTCAAAAGTTTGGTGCTGCCTTCAACGGCTTCGCAGTTCAATACTTTGGCGACGCGCATGTCGATTTTCATAAAGTCGTCAAAGCTCGCTTGTTCGGCGACTTTTTCGTATTTGCTCTCTTCGGCGGCAGGCGCGGCTGCGGCGGCGATGCTTTGTTTGTTGGCTTCGATTAAATCGTCCACTTGTTTTTGCTCCACTCGTTGCATTAAATGTTCGTACTTGTTGATGGCGTGTTCGCCCAAGGTTTCGCGTGTATTTGCCCAAGTGATGGTTTCCAAATTCAGGAATTTGGCGGCATTTTCGGCCACTTTCGGCAATACGGGGGCGAGGTAGGCGGTCAACATGGTAAAGGCGTTGATGAGCTCGCTGCACACTTCATGCAGGCGTGCGTCTTGGCCTTCTTGTTTCGCCAGTTCCCAAGGTTTGTTGGCATCAACGTATTCGTTGACAATGTCCGCCAATGCCATGATGTCGCGCAGGGCGCGGGCGTATTCGCGGTTCTCGTATTGCTCGGCGATGGTCTCGCTTTCGGCAGCGAGTTTTGCCAGCAATGCGCTGCCTGAAACGTCTTTCAGACGGCCTTCAAAGCGTTTGGCGATGAAACCTGATGCGCGGGCGGCGATGTTGACGTATTTGCCGACGAGGTCGCTGTTGACGCGGCTGATAAAGTCTTGCAGGTTCAAATCGATGTCTTCGATTTTGCTGTTGAGTTTAGCGGCAATGTAGTAGCGCATCCACTCGGGGTTCAGGCCTTGTTCCAGATAGGATTTGGCGGTGATGAAGGTGCCGCGCGATTTGGACATTTTTTGCCCGTCCACGGTCAGGAAGCCGTGTGCGTACACGCCGGTCGGGGCGCGGTGGCCGGAGAAATGCAGCATGGCGGGCCAGAACAGGGCGTGGAAATAGAGGATGTCTTTGCCGATGAAGTGGTACATCTCGGTTTGGCTGTCGGCTTTGAAGTATTCGTCGAAATCGACGCCGATGCGGTCGCACAGGTTTTTAAACGAGGCCATGTAGCCGACGGGCGCGTCCAGCCAAACGTAGAAGTATTTGCCCGGCGCGTCGGGGATTTCGAAACCGAAATACGGCGCGTCGCGGGAAATGTCCCAGTCGGACAGGGTGGTTTCTTCGCCTTCGCCCAGCCATTCTTTCATTTTGTTGAGGGCTTCGGGTTGCAGATGGGGCTTGCCGTCGTGCGGGTTGTTGCCGGAAGTCCATGCTTTGAGGAAGTCGGCGCATTCGCCGAGTTTGAAGAAGAAGTGTTCGGATTCGCGCAATTCGGGTTTGGCACCGGAAACGGCGGAATACGGATTAATCAGTTCGGTCGGGGAATAGGTCGTGCCGCAGACTTCGCAGTTGTCGCCGTATTGGTCTTGGGCGTGGCATTTGGGGCATTCGCCTTTGACGAAGCGGTCGGGCAGGAACATTTGTTTTTCGGGGTCGAAAAGCTGCTCGATGACGCGACTTTCGATTTTGCCGTTAGCTTTCAATGCGCGGTAAATGTCTTGGGAAAACTGTTTGTTTTCAGGGGAATGGGTGCTGTAATAATTGTCGTAGCCGATGCCGAAACCGGTAAAGTCGGCGAGGTGCTCTTCGCGCACTTTGGCAATCATGTCTTCAGGCGCGATGCCTTGTTTTTGAGCGGCAAGCATCACGGGCGTGCCATGGGTATCGTCGGCGCAGCAGTAGTAGCATTTGTGGCCGCGCAGTTTTTGGAAGCGTACCCAAACGTCGGTTTGGATGTGTTCGACCATGTGGCCGAGGTGAATGCTGCCGTTGGCATACGGCAGCGCGGAAGTGACAAGGATTTTGCGTGTCATGGTTTGTGCTTTTAAAAACAATGGATAAAGATGTTGGGAATTATACCGCAAAACAATACGCAAAGGCCGTCTGAAACCCGATTGCCGGTGTTTCAGACGGCCTTTTATTTATCGGCTGCGTATGGAATTAACCGCGTACGCGTTCGATTTTTGCGCCTACGCCGCCGAGTTTTTTCTCGATGTATTCATAGCCGCGGTCAAGGTGGTAGATGCGTTCGACGATGGTTTCGCCATCTGCGACCAAACCGGCCATGACGAGGCTGGCGGAGGCGCGCAGGTCGGTTGCCATCACGACGGCGCCGGAGAGTTTCTCTACGCCTTTGATGTAGGCGGTGTTGCCTTCGGTGGTGATGTCTGCGCCCATGCGGTTGAGTTCGGGAACGTGCATGAAGCGGTTTTCAAAAATGGTTTCCACCACGCGGCTGCTGCCTTCGGCAATGGCGTTCATGGCCATAAACTGCGCCTGCATGTCGGTTGGGAAGCCAGGGTGGACGACGGTACGGATGTCCACGGCTTTGGGGCGTTGTTGCATGTCGATGGAAATCCAGTTGTCGCCTGCTTCGATGATGGCGCCGGCTTCGGTCAGTTTGTCCAATACGACTTCCATGGTTTTAGGGGCGGCATTGCGCAGGACGACTTTGCCGCCAGTCATGGCGACGGCGCAGAGGAAGGTACCGGCTTCGATACGGTCGGGAACGACGCTGTGTTCGCAGCCGTGCAGCTCTTTTACGCCTTCGATGGTCATGGTTGCTGTACCGATGCCGCTGATTTTTGCGCCCATTTTAACGAGGCATTCGGCCAAATCGACGACTTCGGGCTCTATGGCGCAGTTTTCGAGGATGGTGGTGCCTTCGGCAAGCGTGGCCGCCATCAGCAGGTTTTCGGTACCGCCGACGGTTACGACATCCATGGTGACGCGCGTGCCTTTCAGACGGCCTTTGGCTTTGACGTAACCGTGTTCGATGGTGATTTCCGCACCCATGGTTTCGAGGCCTTTGAGGTGTTGGTCAACCGGGCGCGAACCGATGGCACAACCGCCGGGCAGGCTGACTTGGGCTTCGCCGAAGCGGGCGAGGGTCGGGCCCAAAACCAAAATGGATGCGCGCATGGTTTTTACCAGCTCGTAAGGTGCGCAGGTGTTGTTGACGGTGCCGCCGTTGATTTCAAATTCGGAGATGTTGTCGGTCAAAACGCGTGCGCCCATGCCTTGCAGCAGTTTTTGGGTGGTTTTGACGTCGGCGAGCATGGGTACGTTTTTCAAGCGTAAAGTGCCGGAAGTCAGTAGACCGGCACACATCAGCGGCAGGGCGGCGTTTTTTGCGCCGGATACGATGATTTCGCCGTTGAGGGGGCCATTGGCAGAGATTTTGAGTTTGTCCACAGGATGTCTTTCGTTATTTGTCTGCACGGCTTATGCCGCACAAATGAAATGAGATGAATAATAAACCATCAATTATAAGGGATTATGCCCTTGCTGTTAGATTTGGCAGTATTAAATTTTCACAAGGTTTGTTTAAGTTGCGAAAGGATAAGATTTCAGGCCGTCTGAATGGTTCAGACGGCCTGTTTGCCAAGGCTTATTTTTTGGCTTTGAAGCCTAAGAGGTGTTGCGTGGTGGCCAGCCATGCGCCGAATACGCCCAGCGCGATGACGAAGCCGAATACCAGCGACACTTCGCTAAATGTGAAGAAACGCCAGCCGATGTTCAGGCCGTAGGGTTTGAAAATTGCGTCCACCAGCGGCTGTACTTCGGCCAAAAGCCAAGCCGACAAGCCCAAGCTGACGGCGGCGGAGAAAATACTCTGCCACATTGCCTGATAAAGGAAAGGACGGCGGATGAAGGAAGCGGGCGCCCCCAACAGCTTGGTGATTTCCAACTCTTCTTTGCGGCTGAGGATTTGCAGGCGGATGGTGTTGTGTGCCACCAAGACAAAGGCCATGCCCAAAGTCAGCGAGAGGAACCATAAAATCTTGCGGATAAATTCATTAATACGATAAAGGGTTTGTACCCATTCGGTATCCATGGTTGCCGATTCGACGCGCGGCAGTTTGGTAATGTCTTTATAGATGGCCTGCATCTGATCCGGAGAAGTGGCAGGGTCGGGCGTAACGATAAAGACATCGGGCAACGGGTTGCCATCGAGCATGGAAACGAGGTTTTGGTCGAGATTGGTCTGCAATTCTTCCAAACCTTCCTGCTTGCTGATAAAGCGGACTTTATCGATACGGCTGTCGCGTTGGAGCAGGTTTTTCACCGTATCGGCATCAGAACTTGCCGCATCGGTGTCCATATAAACCGTAATCTGCGGCGACTCGTTGAGTTTGCCCAATACGCTTTGCCCGCTTTGGATGCCCAAATACATAAACAGCGGCAAGGTCATGGCAACGGCAAGCATGAGCAGGGTCAGCAGCGTGCCGATGGGTTGGCGCAAAAGCTCTTTGAGCGCGGCGCGTGCCGATTCGACGTGTAACGAGATATAGTGAATCATACTCATGCGAGGCGTCCTTTCTGCAGGCGCAAGACGCGGTGGCCGTAATCTGCCATCAGCGTTTCATCGTGCGCCGCAACAATCACGGTCGTGCCTGCTTCGTGGAAGGTTTTGAACAATTCCATAATATCCAGCGCATAGGCGCGGTCGAGGCTGGCGGACGGCTCGTCGGCAATCAGCAGGCTGGGTTGGTGAACCACTGCACGCGCGATGCACAAACGCTGTTGTTCTCCGCCGGACAAAGTGATGGGCATATCGTTTTCGCGGCCTTTCAAGCCGACTTTCTCAATCGCAATACGCGCGCGCTCTTCCGC
This region of Neisseria subflava genomic DNA includes:
- a CDS encoding ribonuclease catalytic domain-containing protein translates to MNIFYEESGQFKVASIVQKNDATYQVDTQHGKRTKVKANNVFAEFDGDMAAFLENAQAQAADIDTDLLWEVCGEEEFTAEAIAEEYYGHAPTKTELAATLIALYAAPMYFYKKAKGVFKAAPEETLKQALAAIERKKQQDAQIDAWAEALKRGEMPSEIAADLKTILHAPDKQSLTYKAFTKAADELKISAYELAKKTGGITSIPQYLQDGFEIKYFPKGTGFPDLPLPEMPDLPKADVTAFSIDDESTTEVDDALSLTDLGNGMKRVGIHIAAPSLAIKQGDKMEKNIMERLSTVYFPGGKITMLPENWIAAFSLDVGAYRPAVSIYFDVDGEFNVGEPTCKIEAVNIAENLRIQTIEPHFNTETGLDEAGEMMFAHHQDLIWFYQFAIALQKARGKYEPDRAPQYDYSIELDEEGNVSVVRRERGSPIDTLVSEMMILANSTWAQMLDENELPGLFRVQPAGKVRISTKSEPHIGMGVQHYGWFTSPLRRAADYINQKQLISLIDNSAEPLYQNSDAELFAALRDFDAAYTAYADFQRQMEAYWSLVYLQQQGTSELTATILKEDLVRIEGLPLVTRATGIPFDALPKSQALFKITELDAEKQFIALNYQKAVLPG
- the metG gene encoding methionine--tRNA ligase; the protein is MTRKILVTSALPYANGSIHLGHMVEHIQTDVWVRFQKLRGHKCYYCCADDTHGTPVMLAAQKQGIAPEDMIAKVREEHLADFTGFGIGYDNYYSTHSPENKQFSQDIYRALKANGKIESRVIEQLFDPEKQMFLPDRFVKGECPKCHAQDQYGDNCEVCGTTYSPTELINPYSAVSGAKPELRESEHFFFKLGECADFLKAWTSGNNPHDGKPHLQPEALNKMKEWLGEGEETTLSDWDISRDAPYFGFEIPDAPGKYFYVWLDAPVGYMASFKNLCDRIGVDFDEYFKADSQTEMYHFIGKDILYFHALFWPAMLHFSGHRAPTGVYAHGFLTVDGQKMSKSRGTFITAKSYLEQGLNPEWMRYYIAAKLNSKIEDIDLNLQDFISRVNSDLVGKYVNIAARASGFIAKRFEGRLKDVSGSALLAKLAAESETIAEQYENREYARALRDIMALADIVNEYVDANKPWELAKQEGQDARLHEVCSELINAFTMLTAYLAPVLPKVAENAAKFLNLETITWANTRETLGEHAINKYEHLMQRVEQKQVDDLIEANKQSIAAAAAPAAEESKYEKVAEQASFDDFMKIDMRVAKVLNCEAVEGSTKLLKFDLDFGFEKRIIFSGIAASYPNPAELNGRMVIAVANFAPRKMAKFGVSEGMILSAATAEGKLKLLDVDAGAQPGIKWAKA
- a CDS encoding virulence regulator, producing the protein MLNLSAPVLKEIELLHAAGLSVGAIVTVLRLKFPVELHDREDKQIEEAVLLMINPPRKAPSLSR
- a CDS encoding patatin-like phospholipase family protein — protein: MNKLFSTFKTFLAASSVLVLAACPSGNAPQSKPSTQGQNTVSHTAPKPKATVALALGGGASKGFAHIGIIKVLKENNIPIKIVTGTSAGSIVGSMYASGMSPDRLELEAEILGKTDLVDLTLSTSGFIKGEKLQNYINRKVGNRPMQQFPIKFAAVATDFESGKPVVFNVGNAGQAVRASASIPNVFQPVVIGSRKYVDGGLSQPVPVSAAKKLGANFIIAVDISARPAKNVSQGMFSYLDQTFNVMSQTALRQELGQANVVIKPQVLELGSVGGFDQKQRAIQLGEQAARAALPEIKRKLAAYQY
- the murA gene encoding UDP-N-acetylglucosamine 1-carboxyvinyltransferase, producing MDKLKISANGPLNGEIIVSGAKNAALPLMCAGLLTSGTLRLKNVPMLADVKTTQKLLQGMGARVLTDNISEFEINGGTVNNTCAPYELVKTMRASILVLGPTLARFGEAQVSLPGGCAIGSRPVDQHLKGLETMGAEITIEHGYVKAKGRLKGTRVTMDVVTVGGTENLLMAATLAEGTTILENCAIEPEVVDLAECLVKMGAKISGIGTATMTIEGVKELHGCEHSVVPDRIEAGTFLCAVAMTGGKVVLRNAAPKTMEVVLDKLTEAGAIIEAGDNWISIDMQQRPKAVDIRTVVHPGFPTDMQAQFMAMNAIAEGSSRVVETIFENRFMHVPELNRMGADITTEGNTAYIKGVEKLSGAVVMATDLRASASLVMAGLVADGETIVERIYHLDRGYEYIEKKLGGVGAKIERVRG
- the ftsX gene encoding permease-like cell division protein FtsX, coding for MSMIHYISLHVESARAALKELLRQPIGTLLTLLMLAVAMTLPLFMYLGIQSGQSVLGKLNESPQITVYMDTDAASSDADTVKNLLQRDSRIDKVRFISKQEGLEELQTNLDQNLVSMLDGNPLPDVFIVTPDPATSPDQMQAIYKDITKLPRVESATMDTEWVQTLYRINEFIRKILWFLSLTLGMAFVLVAHNTIRLQILSRKEELEITKLLGAPASFIRRPFLYQAMWQSIFSAAVSLGLSAWLLAEVQPLVDAIFKPYGLNIGWRFFTFSEVSLVFGFVIALGVFGAWLATTQHLLGFKAKK
- a CDS encoding tellurite resistance TerB family protein, producing MDFSQLLNQVLGAAQKGGKAVADSPLNSFGGGALTGALASMLLKKKNAKKLVKAGSVAALGFLAYKGYQNWKQNRQQDELPQSAFQPAGLIGENHSRVILQTMIAAAASDGLIDDAERAAIERESGSDAETAAWLQAEYAQPASIEQIAASVGSDEALAAETYLAARLVCADLSRKEIVFLSRLSQALNLDDQLVESLEKQLELA